In Jejubacter calystegiae, the following are encoded in one genomic region:
- a CDS encoding MarR family winged helix-turn-helix transcriptional regulator, with translation MQQLRDEAFHLLRQLFQRHTARWQQVLPEITKPQYAVMRSVAENPGIEQVALIDVAVSTKATLAEMLSRMEARGLVRRESDPGDKRRRFIWLTEEGEKLLQQSQPKGAMVDEEFLNKLTPKQQEIFSQLIVRMINK, from the coding sequence ATGCAGCAGTTAAGAGACGAAGCCTTCCACCTTTTGCGCCAGCTTTTCCAGCGTCATACCGCACGCTGGCAGCAGGTGCTTCCGGAAATCACCAAGCCACAGTACGCCGTTATGCGCTCCGTTGCCGAAAATCCCGGTATTGAACAGGTGGCGTTGATTGACGTCGCCGTCAGCACAAAGGCAACCCTGGCAGAGATGCTGAGCCGTATGGAGGCCCGGGGCCTGGTGCGCAGGGAAAGCGATCCAGGGGATAAAAGGCGCCGTTTTATCTGGCTGACGGAAGAAGGCGAAAAATTGCTTCAGCAGTCCCAACCGAAGGGCGCAATGGTGGATGAGGAGTTTCTAAACAAATTAACACCAAAACAACAGGAAATTTTTTCCCAACTGATCGTCAGAATGATTAATAAATAA